A window from Centropristis striata isolate RG_2023a ecotype Rhode Island chromosome 4, C.striata_1.0, whole genome shotgun sequence encodes these proteins:
- the LOC131970199 gene encoding extracellular calcium-sensing receptor-like, whose product MHKAGDVVLGGLFEIHFFSVFPDLSFTSEPQQPSCHGFDVLGFRQAQTMAFAIDEINRNNNLLPNVTLGYSLYDNCVKLGIGFRAALSLTSGREQQFILDETCVGTPPVLGIVGDASSTRSIAISSVLGLFRLSMVSYFATCSCLTDRQKFPSFFRTIPSDAFQVRAMIQILKHFGWTWVGLLVSDDDYGLNVARSFQSDLAQSGGGCLAYLEVLPWDSDSNELRRIVNVMKKSTARVVIVFAHESHMINLMEEVVRQNVTGLQWMASEAWTILGLAAAVLQTPSLMPYLGGTLGIAIRRGEIPGLRDFLLRVRPDLQHNSSYENSIVNQFWEYTFQCRFAPPPAGWVEAGGALCTGEEDLENVETEFLDISNLRPEYNVYKAVYALAYALDDMLQCEPGRGPFKGHSCGNLKKLEPWQLMYYLEKVNFTTSFGDQVSFDENGDALPIYDVMNWRWLPDGRTKVQNVGEVKRSASKSEELTLDKNKIFWNFEPKQPPRSVCSESCPPGTRMARKKGQPECCFDCIPCSEGKISNKTDSMECTSCPEDFWSSPQRDHCVPKKTEFLSYHEPLGICLTTASLLGTFICAVVLGIFTYHRSTPVVRANNSELSFQLLLSLKLCFLCSLLFIGRPRLWTCQLRHAAFGISFVLCVSCILVKTMVVLAVFKASKPGGGASLKWFGAVQQRGTVLVLTTVQAAICTAWLVSASPVPHKNTQYHNDKIVYECAVGSTIGFAVLLGYIGLLAILSFLIAFLARNLPDSFNEAKFITFSMLIFCAVWVAFVPAYISSPGKYADVVEVFAILASSFGLLVALFGPKCYIILLRPERNTRKSIMGRGLES is encoded by the exons ATGCACAAAGCTGGAGATGTGGTTCTTGGTGGGCTGTTTGAGATCCacttcttttctgtctttcctgACCTGTCTTTTACCTCAGAGCCACAACAGCCTTCCTGCCACGG TTTTGATGTTCTAGGATTCAGGCAGGCTCAGACCATGGCTTTTGCTATTGATGAGatcaacagaaacaacaacCTGCTACCAAATGTGACTCTGGGATACAGTCTTTATGATAACTGTGTCAAACTTGGAATTGGATTCCGTGCAGCGTTGTCATTAACCAGTGGTCGAGAGCAGCAGTTTATATTAGACGAGACCTGTGTAGGAACCCCACCAGTCCTAGGGATTGTGGGTGATGCTTCCTCTACACGCTCTATTGCCATCTCCAGTGTCTTAGGATTGTTTAGACTATCCATG GTGAGTTATTTTGCCACATGTTCCTGTCTGACTGACCGGCAAAAGTTTCCATCCTTCTTCAGGACAATCCCAAGCGATGCTTTCCAG GTGCGTGCCATGATTCAGATTCTGAAACACTTTGGCTGGACTTGGGTCGGCCTTCTGGTCAGTGATGATGACTATGGACTCAATGTTGCCCGATCATTTCAGTCTGACCTGGCTCAGTCTGGTGGAGGTTGTCTGGCCTACCTGGAGGTTTTGCCCTGGGACAGTGATTCAAATGAGCTCAGGAGGATTGTTAATGTGATGAAGAAATCTACGGCTCGTGTGGTCATTGTATTTGCACATGAGAGTCACATGATTAACCTCATGGAAGAG GTGGTGAGGCAGAATGTGACAGGCCTGCAGTGGATGGCCAGTGAAGCTTGGACAATCTTGGGCTTGGCAGCTGCTGTGCTGCAGACACCCAGCCTCATGCCGTACCTGGGTGGCACTCTGGGCATTGCTATCCGTCGAGGAGAAATACCAGGGCTAAGGGATTTTCTGTTAAGAGTACGTCCTGACCTACAACACAACAGCAGCTATGAAAATAGCATT gtAAATCAATTTTGGGAATACACATTTCAGTGTAGATTTGCACCACCTCCAGCAGGTTGGGTTGAAGCTGGGGGAGCACTATGCACTGGAGAGGAAGATTTAGAGAATGTGGAGACTGAGTTCTTGGACATTTCAAACCTCAGGCCAGAGTATAATGTGTACAAGGCTGTGTATGCTCTGGCGTACGCTCTTGATGACATGCTGCAGTGCGAGCCAGGGAGGGGGCCTTTCAAAGGGCACAGCTGTGGCAATTTGAAGAAACTGGAGCCATGGCAG CTTATGTATTACTTGGAAAAGGTCAACTTCACCACATCATTTGGTGATCAAGTGTCATTTGATGAGAATGGTGATGCCTTACCAATATATGATGTCATGAACTGGCGGTGGCTCCCTGATGGACGAACTAAAGTTCAGAATGTAGGTGAGGTTAAGAGATCAGCCTCCAAAAGTGAAGAACTCACacttgacaaaaataaaatcttctGGAACTTTGAACCCAAACAG CCACCTCGGTCAGTGTGCAGCGAGAGCTGTCCTCCAGGTACCCGCATGGCCAGAAAGAAAGGGCAACCTGAGTGCTGCTTTGACTGCATCCCTTGTTCTGAGGGAAAGATCAGCAATAAAACTG ACTCTATGGAGTGCACCAGTTGTCCAGAGGACTTCTGGTCCAGCCCCCAGCGTGACCACTGTGTTCCTAAGAAAACGGAGTTCCTCTCCTACCATGAGCCTCTGGGTATCTGCCTGACAACTGCCTCCTTGTTGGGCACATTTATTTGTGCTGTTGTTTTGGGAATCTTCACCTATCATCGCAGCACCCCTGTAGTTCGTGCCAACAATTCAGAGCTGAGTTTCCAGCTACTGCTCTCTCTTAAACTATGTTTCCTGTGTTCACTGCTGTTTATCGGCCGTCCCAGACTGTGGACATGCCAACTGAGACATGCAGCATTTGGGATCAGCTTTGTGCTTTGTGTCTCATGTATTCTGGTAAAAACCATGGTGGTTCTGGCTGTGTTTAAGGCCTCCAAACCAGGAGGTGGAGCCAGTCTGAAGTGGTTTGGTGctgtgcagcagagaggaacAGTTCTGGTTCTTACTACTGTTCAGGCAGCAATCTGCACTGCTTGGCTTGTTTCTGCTTCACCAGTTCCTCATAAAAACACCCAATACCACAATGACAAGATAGTATATGAATGTGCAGTCGGGTCTACGATTGGTTTTGCAGTATTACTTGGCTATATTGGCTTATTGGCTATCCTCAGTTTTCTGATTGCATTCCTAGCAAGGAATCTTCCAGATAGTTTCAATGAGGCTAAATTCATCACTTTT
- the LOC131970242 gene encoding extracellular calcium-sensing receptor-like — protein MHKAGDVVLGGLFEIHFFSVFPDLSFTSEPQQPSCHGFDVLGFRQAQTMAFAIDEINRNNNLLPNVTLGYSLYDNCVKLGIGFRAALSLTSGREQQFILDETCVGTPPVLGIVGDSSSTRSIAISSVLGLYRVPMVSYFATCSCLSDRQKFPSFFRTIPSDAFQVRAMIQILKHFGWTWAGLLISDDDYGLHASRSFQSDLAQSGGGCLAYLEVLPWGNDPAELRRIVDVMKKSTARVVIVFAHESHMINLVEEVVRQNVTGLQWMASEAWTAAAVLQTPRLMPYLGGTMGIAIRRGEIPGLRKYLLQIHPDLQHNNNNNGNSIINQFWEYMFQCRFAPPPAGWVEAGGALCTGEEDLENVETEFLDISNLRPEYNVYKAVYALAYALDDMLQCEPGRGPFTGHSCGLLHKLEPWQLVYYLEKINFTTPFGDQVSFDENGDALPIYDVMNWRWLPDGKTKVQNVGEVKESAKVKELSLDEDKIFWNFESKQPPRSVCSESCPPGTRMARKKGQPECCFDCIPCSEGKISNKTDSMECTSCPEDLWSSPQRDYCVPKKTEFLSYHEPLGICLTTASLLGTFICTVALVIFTYHRSTPIVRANNSELSFQLLLSLKLCFLCSLLFIGRPRLWTCQLRHAAFGISFVLCVSCILVKTMVVLAVFKASKPGGEAILKWFGAVQQRGTVLVLTSVQAAICTAWLVSASPAPHKNTQYHNDKIVYECVVSSKVGFAILLGYIGLLAIVSFLIAFLARNLPDNFNEAKLITFSMLIFCAVWVAFVPAYISSPGKYADAVEVFAILASSFGLLVALFGPKCYIILLRPEKNTKKAIMGRGLES, from the exons ATGCACAAAGCTGGAGATGTGGTTCTCGGTGGGCTGTTTGAGATCCacttcttttctgtctttcctgACCTGTCTTTTACCTCAGAGCCACAACAGCCTTCCTGCCACGG TTTTGATGTTCTAGGCTTCAGGCAGGCTCAGACCATGGCTTTTGCTATTGATGAGatcaacagaaacaacaacCTGCTACCAAATGTGACTCTGGGATACAGTCTTTATGACAATTGTGTCAAACTTGGAATTGGATTCCGTGCAGCGTTGTCATTAACCAGTGGTCGAGAGCAGCAGTTTATATTAGATGAGACCTGTGTAGGAACCCCACCAGTCCTAGGGATTGTGGGTGATTCTTCCTCTACACGTTCTATTGCCATCTCCAGTGTCTTAGGTTTGTACAGAGTACCTATG GTGAGTTATTTTGCCACATGCTCATGCTTGAGTGACCGACAAAAGTTTCCATCCTTTTTCAGGACGATCCCAAGCGATGCTTTCCAG GTGCGTGCCATGATTCAGATTCTGAAACACTTTGGCTGGACTTGGGCAGGTTTGCTGATCAGTGATGATGACTATGGACTCCACGCTTCCCGGTCCTTTCAGTCTGACCTGGCTCAGTCTGGAGGAGGTTGTCTGGCCTATTTGGAGGTTTTACCCTGGGGCAATGACCCAGCTGAACTCAGGAGGATtgtggatgtgatgaagaaatcTACAGCTCGTGTGGTCATTGTGTTTGCACACGAGAGTCACATGATTAACCTTGTCGAAGAG GTGGTGAGACAGAATGTTACAGGCCTGCAGTGGATGGCCAGTGAAGCTTGGACAGCAGCTGCTGTGCTGCAGACACCCCGCCTCATGCCGTACCTGGGTGGCACAATGGGCATTGCCATCCGTCGAGGAGAAATACCAGGACTCAGAAAATACCTGTTACAAATACATCCTGAcctacaacacaacaacaacaacaatggaaaTAGCATA ataAATCAATTTTGGGAATACATGTTTCAGTGTAGATTTGCGCCACCTCCAGCAGGTTGGGTTGAAGCTGGGGGAGCACTATGCACTGGAGAGGAAGATTTAGAGAATGTGGAGACTGAGTTCTTGGACATTTCAAACCTCAGGCCAGAGTATAATGTGTACAAGGCTGTGTATGCTCTGGCGTACGCTCTTGATGACATGCTGCAGTGTGAGCCAGGGAGGGGGCCTTTCACAGGGCACAGCTGTGGCCTTTTGCATAAACTGGAGCCATGGCAG CTTGTGTATTACTTGGAAAAAATCAACTTCACCACGCCATTTGGTGATCAAGTGTCATTTGATGAGAATGGTGATGCCTTACCAATATACGATGTTATGAACTGGCGGTGGCTCCCTGATGGAAAAACTAAAGTTCAGAATGTGGGTGAGGTTAAAGAGTcagcaaaagtaaaagaactctCACTTGATGAAGACAAAATCTTCTGGAACTTTGAATCCAAACAG CCACCTCGGTCAGTGTGCAGTGAGAGCTGTCCTCCAGGTACCCGCATGGCCAGAAAGAAAGGGCAACCTGAGTGCTGCTTTGACTGCATCCCTTGTTCTGAGGGAAAGATCAGCAATAAAACTG ACTCCATGGAGTGCACCAGTTGTCCAGAGGACCTCTGGTCCAGCCCCCAGCGTGACTACTGTGTTCCTAAGAAAACTGAGTTCCTCTCCTACCATGAACCTCTGGGTATCTGTCTGACAACTGCCTCATTGTTGGGCACATTTATATGTACTGTTGCCCTGGTGATCTTCACCTATCATCGCAGCACCCCTATAGTACGTGCCAACAATTCAGAACTAAGTTTCCAGTTACTGCTGTCTCTAAAACTATGTTTCCTGTGTTCACTGCTTTTTATCGGCCGTCCCAGACTGTGGACATGCCAGTTGAGACATGCAGCATTTGGGATCAGCTTTGTGCTTTGTGTCTCATGTATTTTGGTCAAAACCATGGTGGTTCTGGCTGTGTTCAAGGCCTCCAAACCAGGAGGTGAAGCCATTCTGAAGTGGTTTGGTGctgtgcagcagagaggaacAGTTCTGGTTCTTACTTCTGTTCAGGCAGCAATCTGCACTGCTTGGCTTGTCTCTGCTTCACCAGCTCCtcataaaaacactcaatacCACAATGACAAGATAGTTTATGAATGTGTAGTCAGTTCCAAAGTTGGTTTTGCAATATTACTTGGCTATATTGGATTACTGGCAATCGTGAGTTTCCTAATTGCATTTCTGGCAAGGAATCTTCCAGACAACTTCAATGAGGCCAAACTCATCACTTTCAGCATGCTGATCTTCTGTGCTGTGTGGGTGGCCTTTGTTCCTGCTTATATCAGCTCTCCAGGAAAATATGCAGATGCAGTAGAGGTTTTTGCCATCCTGGCCTCCAGTTTTGGCCTCTTGGTGGCTCTGTTTGGACCTAAATGTTACATTATCCTGCTGAGACCAGAGAAAAACACCAAGAAAGCAATTATGGGTCGGGGTCTCGAGTCATAA